Proteins found in one Lepeophtheirus salmonis chromosome 9, UVic_Lsal_1.4, whole genome shotgun sequence genomic segment:
- the LOC121124469 gene encoding uncharacterized protein — protein sequence MVKRFGIVKTLNERLSRDSISIDTNNNHQEESEEPPGGGILGSSSKIIHQNEYLSEKVVFLTEQLVDCRSCLLKTQKDLESLHYIKEQQFKSVVGQLLSFESGLRRKQRELCLAISQRDRVIREQSHIIRFLAGKSGLEGASGNIQELRNEALSKIPVLHEEGRQEERRRRSGREDEEENDSCHSSKKLSCIIETGSEHDSDSAIILDDSSGSPSSAKRISRSVSDVVVTKEEEGDNEDEEELHLLEGSLDSLLHTKQLLSSPNKRVTKPRDLKNKSHLKKSSDLSNAPLTPPSFLCHQQHNTTKISRDNETGSVICSIFNTDENDNESVGDMDGNVPNTPFTAAATTSSFA from the coding sequence aaaaCCCTCAACGAACGCCTTAGTCGCGACTCCATTTCCATCGATACGAACAACAACCACCAGGAGGAATCTGAAGAACCTCCAGGAGGTGGTATTCTAGGGTCTTCATCAAAGATTATTCATCAGAATGAGTACCTCTCTGAAAAAGTCGTATTTCTCACAGAGCAGCTCGTAGACTGCCGATCCTGTCTCCTCAAAACTCAAAAAGACTTGGAGTCCCTACATTACATCAAGGAACAACAATTCAAGAGTGTTGTAGGTCAACTCCTTTCCTTTGAGTCTGGACTAAGGAGGAAACAACGGGAATTATGCCTAGCCATTTCACAGAGAGATCGAGTTATACGGGAGCAGAGTCATATCATACGCTTCCTGGCAGGGAAATCCGGGCTTGAGGGGGCAAGTGGGAATATTCAAGAGCTACGGAATGAGGCTCTTTCGAAAATACCCGTTCTTCACGAAGAAGGGCGGCAAGAGGAGAGGAGACGGAGGAGTGGACGGGAGGATGAGGAAGAGAATGACAGCTGCCATAGTTCAAAGAAGTTATCTTGCATAATCGAGACGGGTAGTGAGCATGATAGCGATTCTGCCATCATTCTAGATGACTCTTCGGGATCCCCGTCCTCTGCCAAACGGATATCGCGAAGTGTGTCTGATGTCGTTGTTACCAAAGAAGAAGAGGGGGATAATGAAGATGAAGAAGAGTTGCATCTTCTAGAAGGGAGTCTTGACTCCCTTCTGCACACAAAGCAACTCCTCTCCTCACCCAACAAAAGAGTAACAAAACCTAGagaccttaaaaataaaagtcatcTTAAGAAATCATCTGACTTGTCAAATGCTCCATTGACGCCACCCTCTTTCTTATGCCATCAGCAGCACAATACGACAAAGATATCCAGGGACAATGAAACAGGAAGTGTGATATGTTCTATATTTAATACTGACGAGAATGACAACGAATCAGTGGGAGACATGGATGGAAACGTTCCAAATACACCTTTTACAGCAGCAGCAACAACTAGTTCCTTTGCTTAA